Part of the Halanaerobiales bacterium genome is shown below.
TTTTCCAGGCTTTATGTAGGTAATTTCTGGCCTGTTCAGGTTTCTTATTTTGCAGAGAATATACAGCAATTGGTAATGTGAAATCAGGATCTACCGGATAATCTTTATCTGCTTCTAAAAGAAGATTAAAAATTTCATCTGCATCATCTTCCTCTTTTATTTTTTCTCGATAATACTCTTTAGATTTTTCTGGAGTTACCTGAGCACAACACTTCTTATATTTTTTACCACTACCACAGGGACAGGGCTCATTCCTCCCAATTTTATATGATTTAGCCTGTTCATTTTTCTTATCCATATAATCTTCAATATTTGTTACTTTATCCATTTTATCAAACTCCTTTCTCCATTTTTTTTACAAGTCTATTTAACCGGTGATCTAATTTTTCTTTTTCTTCTTCAAAATCACTAAAAATAACACGTTTTTCAAGTAAAATTTCCAGAGCCTGCTGTACATAATATTTTGCTTTTTGATAATCTTTTAGTTGATGCTCATAATATTTAGCCAATTCTCGATAGGGAAAAAGTTTTCCCTGTTTATTTTCAACCATCTCATCCCAGATTAAAACTGCCTTTTCCCAATTGTCTTCTCTTTTATACTGCCAGCTCAACTTTTTAGCTATATCCTCATCTAATTTATATTTTTGAGACTTTTCTCTTGCTTCTTCCAAAAAATCAATACTTTTTTTCAATTCCTTTTTCTTTTCCCAGTGACGTCCAAGGTTATATAATTCATTAGCTGATAATTGACAGTTACGAGTATTATTATATACTTCCAAAAGATGTTTTAAAAGAATTACTAATGAAACAATATCAATTAGATTATGTTTAAAAATAGGGGCCACCAGCAGAGGATCTTTTTTTCTTAAATACTTAAAATATATCTTAGGAATTTCACTACCTGGAACATCATCACGTCTATATATATCCAAAATTTTGTTTTCTAAACTTCCCAGTGAACAGGAAGGCAGATGATTCCAGACCCTTCTTGAAATATGCAAAAGATCAAAGTGAAAATCAGCTTCAGGTTTATTCATTCGATTAAGAACAAATCTGGTTTCTAATAAAGGAAGATCAAATGTCTTACCATTAAAACTCACTAAATAATCATTAGCTTTTATAAGTTTTTTCAAATCCAATAGCAGGGCATATTCATCATCATAATCACGCATAAAATATTGTCTGACTATAAACTTATTATCTTTAAAATAACCAGCACCAATCATAAAGGGAAGAGTACCTGTTCCCCCCATCAAACCGGTAGTTTCAGTATCAATAAAAAGAAAATTGTTTAAAATATCGCTCATTTTTTTATCTTTGAATATATTTTTATCTTTTTTATTTAAAATCATTTTTAAATCAGAAAATTTATGCTCAAAAATTTCACCAATTTGATAAAAACCATGATTTCTGGCTAAATCATAGTGAACTTCTCTTTTATAAAAATCTCCACCCTCATTTTCAATAATTTCTCCAGCCAATTTTTCTTTAATAAATGAGGAGCTTACCTGATTATTCTTCTCCTCCTGAGAATTTTTTGATTTCTGATCTGTATCGAGTTTTTTCAATCTCTCTTTGATGTTCCCGGGCTTCATCATGCAGAGCCTCCTCAATTAAAATTCGGGCATTATTTTTACCATCCATACCAACTTCATTGACTGGCCCAACACAGGCAGGACAACCATCTTCACAACCACAATTATCCAGATGTTTTTCTGCTCTTTTTAATAGATCAAAATGAATTCTATATAATTTTTCACTTAAACCCAAACCTCCAGGATAAGAATCATAAATAAAAATTGTAGGTTTAGCTGTATAAGGTGATCTAACCTGAGTGGCTGAGTGAATATCATGGGGATCACACATCAAAGGTAAAGGAGCAATATTTTCTAAAAGATTTGCAACTCCCTGAAGACCACTCTCAATACCTTTCTGACCTAATTTTTCAATCATTTCTAGCGGATAACTAAACCAATAAGCAGTTGTGTGCATATCCATTTCCGGTAAATTAATATCTCCATAACCTACATTTTCATGAGTTTTAAATTTAACTTTTTTAAACATAGTTGCTTTAGCAGTAACCACAACTTCACCATATTCGACCTCTAGCTTATCAATTTCTTTTTTATCAAAATGATCAAGAACTCTCATATCTACTGCCAGATTAGCATCTGTATAATAATTAACATCTACTTTTTTTACATAAGCTTTTTTACCCTCATAATCAAGTTCTTTGACCTGATATTGATTACCTTCATGAATATAGATAGCATGAGGGTGAATAGTTGTCAAAGCAGCAAAATGATCAACTTTAGCAATAACTCTACTATTAGCAGGAGAAGTTCTATCCACTACTGCAAAATCATCTGAACTTGCTGAACGAAGACTAATATCTTCAGCTGGATAACGATCTGCCATCCAGTGCCATCTTCCCCCTTTATGACGTAAAATACGCTGATCTTCCAGATAGGATAGTATTTCTTCAGTAGTCTCCACTCCAAAATCCTCTCCGTCAGTAAAGGGAAGTTCAAAAGCTGCACATTTAATATGAGCCATTAAAATCAAAAGATTATTAGGATTAATTAAAGCACTTTCTACAGGTTTCTCAAAAAAGAAATCAGGATTTTCAATAATATATTGATCTAAAGGACTACTGGAAGCTACCAATACTGCTAGTGATCTGCTGTTTCTTCTTCCAGCTCGCCCGGCTTGCTGCCAGGTACTGGCAATTGTTCCAGGATAACCGGCCATAATGCAGACATCAAGTTGGCCAATATCTATTCCAAGTTCTAAAGCATTAGTACTAACAACACCAGTTATATCACCACTACGAAGTCCTTTTTCTATTTCTCTTCTTTCACCGGGTAAATAGCCACCACGATAACCTCTAATATCCTGAGTGCCAAATTTATCCTGCAAATAGGAAAGTAAAATTTCTGTTCTCAATCTACTTCTGGCAAAAATTATTGATTTTATATCATTTTCTAAAAAAATCCTTGCAATTTTTTCAGCTTCAAGAACATAACTTCTTCTAATTCCTAATTCTCTATTTACCACTGGTGGATTATAAAAAACAATATCTTTTTTTCCCTGAGGTGCACCATTTTCATCTATTAATTTTACCTGATCACCAATCATTTTTTCCGCAAATTCTACTGGATTGGCAATAGTAGCAGATGAAGCTATAAATTGAGGATCAGAGCCATAAAAATTACAGATCCTCTTTAATCTCCTGATTACATTAGCAACATGACTGCCGAAAACTCCTCGGTAATTGTGGATTTCATCAATAACCACATATTCCAGATTTTCAAATAATTTAATCCATTTTGTGTGATGAGGTAAAATACCGGTATGAAGCATATCTGGATTGGTAATTACAATATGACCTGCTCTTCTTATACTTTTACGAGCATTAACTGGAGTATCACCATCATAAGTGTATGTTTTTATTCCCTCATCCAGTCTCTCAATAAGATCATACAACTCAGTTAATTGATCCTGAGATAGAGCTTTGGTAGGAAATAAATAAAGAGCACGGGCATTATCATCTTTTAAAATAGTATCCAGAACTGGCATATTATAACAGAGAGTTTTTCCTGAAGCAGTTGGAGTAACAACTATTAAATTATCTCCATTATCAACGATTTCATAAGCTTCCCCCTGATGAGAGTAAAGTTTTTTTAGTCCTTTTTCTTTTAGTACTTCTTTTAATTCAGGAGAAATTTTAGAAGGAAATTGTACATAATCAGCTTCTTTTTCAGGAATTGTCTCCCAGTTAGTTATTTGGCCACTATATTTATTTTCTTCTTTTAAATAAGAAGCTATTTGAGAAAGATTCATTTTATCAACCTTTCATTTTCTTATATACCATAGTTATTATATTATTATAACATATAAAACTTGATTTTTTAAAAATCACTTTCTGACATAATAATTTTCATCTTTAAATTTTGTTCTAACAATTTTTTCTTCATCTATAAGTTTTTCAACTTCTTCCCAATCACTACTACATTTCTTGATCAACTCTTCTACTGCTTCTTCTTTTAAAGGATGAACTGAAGTAATATTCAAAAGATCTTTTCTGAGATCTCCAGTGCTAGAAAACTCATTACCTTCATACCCAATTAGATACTCTGTTTTAATTCCTTTTTCCTTAAAAATTTGGACTGCCATATTTATTTTTTCAGGTGAAGGACCTTCTATTCCTTGCTTAGCCGGAGGGCGAGTAGGTATGGCAACATAGGAACTGTCTGTATTTAATTCAGCTATAAAATTAGCTATTTTTTCTAATTCATCTCTTTTATCATTTATTCCTTTAACTAACATCGTTTCAGTTAAAAATTCCCCTTCAAATTCTTTACTGAATTTTTTCATTCCTTCCTGTATTTTTGATAGATTTAATTTTCCCTGAGGTCTATCAACCTTATGCCATATTTCTTCACTAAAAGCATCACATTTTAGAGAAACCCAATCTGCATTTTTTAACTCTTCTCGCACTTCCTCTCTGGCAATTAAAGAAGCATTACTGATAACAGCAGTTTTAATTCCTGTTAATTCTTTAATCATTTTTAATGACTTACCCAAATTTTTATCAAGAGTAGGTTCTCCATCAGCCACAAAAGTAATATAATCAAGTTTCTCTTTTCGTTTATCTAAATTTGCCAGTGTTTCTTTTAATTCATTTTGTAAATCTTCAACAGCATAAAACTCTTCTCTCTCAATTTGCATTTTTTCAGTTATTCCAAGTTGACAGTAAACACAGGAATAACTACAGGTTTTAGGT
Proteins encoded:
- a CDS encoding DEAD/DEAH box helicase, which produces MNLSQIASYLKEENKYSGQITNWETIPEKEADYVQFPSKISPELKEVLKEKGLKKLYSHQGEAYEIVDNGDNLIVVTPTASGKTLCYNMPVLDTILKDDNARALYLFPTKALSQDQLTELYDLIERLDEGIKTYTYDGDTPVNARKSIRRAGHIVITNPDMLHTGILPHHTKWIKLFENLEYVVIDEIHNYRGVFGSHVANVIRRLKRICNFYGSDPQFIASSATIANPVEFAEKMIGDQVKLIDENGAPQGKKDIVFYNPPVVNRELGIRRSYVLEAEKIARIFLENDIKSIIFARSRLRTEILLSYLQDKFGTQDIRGYRGGYLPGERREIEKGLRSGDITGVVSTNALELGIDIGQLDVCIMAGYPGTIASTWQQAGRAGRRNSRSLAVLVASSSPLDQYIIENPDFFFEKPVESALINPNNLLILMAHIKCAAFELPFTDGEDFGVETTEEILSYLEDQRILRHKGGRWHWMADRYPAEDISLRSASSDDFAVVDRTSPANSRVIAKVDHFAALTTIHPHAIYIHEGNQYQVKELDYEGKKAYVKKVDVNYYTDANLAVDMRVLDHFDKKEIDKLEVEYGEVVVTAKATMFKKVKFKTHENVGYGDINLPEMDMHTTAYWFSYPLEMIEKLGQKGIESGLQGVANLLENIAPLPLMCDPHDIHSATQVRSPYTAKPTIFIYDSYPGGLGLSEKLYRIHFDLLKRAEKHLDNCGCEDGCPACVGPVNEVGMDGKNNARILIEEALHDEAREHQREIEKTRYRSEIKKFSGGEE
- a CDS encoding radical SAM protein, which codes for MRIFGPVPSRRLGKSLGINNVRPKTCSYSCVYCQLGITEKMQIEREEFYAVEDLQNELKETLANLDKRKEKLDYITFVADGEPTLDKNLGKSLKMIKELTGIKTAVISNASLIAREEVREELKNADWVSLKCDAFSEEIWHKVDRPQGKLNLSKIQEGMKKFSKEFEGEFLTETMLVKGINDKRDELEKIANFIAELNTDSSYVAIPTRPPAKQGIEGPSPEKINMAVQIFKEKGIKTEYLIGYEGNEFSSTGDLRKDLLNITSVHPLKEEAVEELIKKCSSDWEEVEKLIDEEKIVRTKFKDENYYVRK
- a CDS encoding ribonuclease H-like domain-containing protein, translating into MKPGNIKERLKKLDTDQKSKNSQEEKNNQVSSSFIKEKLAGEIIENEGGDFYKREVHYDLARNHGFYQIGEIFEHKFSDLKMILNKKDKNIFKDKKMSDILNNFLFIDTETTGLMGGTGTLPFMIGAGYFKDNKFIVRQYFMRDYDDEYALLLDLKKLIKANDYLVSFNGKTFDLPLLETRFVLNRMNKPEADFHFDLLHISRRVWNHLPSCSLGSLENKILDIYRRDDVPGSEIPKIYFKYLRKKDPLLVAPIFKHNLIDIVSLVILLKHLLEVYNNTRNCQLSANELYNLGRHWEKKKELKKSIDFLEEAREKSQKYKLDEDIAKKLSWQYKREDNWEKAVLIWDEMVENKQGKLFPYRELAKYYEHQLKDYQKAKYYVQQALEILLEKRVIFSDFEEEKEKLDHRLNRLVKKMEKGV